From Candidatus Delongbacteria bacterium, a single genomic window includes:
- a CDS encoding polyprenol monophosphomannose synthase has protein sequence MNKADSSIVIIPTYNEIDNIEKMIEKVLSLSSDLDILIIDDNSPDGTGEFVFNKYSDNERVHLIRRSGKLGLGTAYVEGFKYSIEKKYDNIMEMDCDFSHNPDDLLRFIHEIKNYDLVIGSRYIQGVNVINWPLSRLLLSMCASFYTRIITGLPVRDATSGFKCFRRAVLETIDLNKIRSNGYGFQIEMHYKTWKNGYRIKEIPIVFTDRIDGVSKMNKKIVQEAVFLVWKLRFPKLFKQR, from the coding sequence AAAAATGATAGAAAAAGTTTTATCACTATCTTCTGATCTGGATATTCTAATTATTGATGATAACTCACCTGATGGTACAGGTGAGTTTGTTTTTAATAAATATTCAGATAATGAAAGAGTTCATTTAATTAGAAGAAGTGGAAAATTAGGTCTGGGTACAGCTTATGTGGAGGGGTTTAAATATTCCATTGAGAAAAAATATGATAATATAATGGAGATGGACTGCGATTTTTCACATAATCCAGATGATTTATTGAGGTTTATTCATGAGATAAAGAATTACGATCTTGTCATTGGTTCAAGATATATTCAAGGAGTAAATGTTATAAATTGGCCTTTATCTAGATTATTGCTAAGCATGTGTGCTTCTTTCTATACAAGAATCATTACGGGTTTACCGGTCAGAGATGCAACTTCAGGGTTTAAATGCTTTCGAAGAGCAGTTCTTGAAACTATTGATTTAAATAAAATAAGATCGAATGGATATGGTTTTCAGATTGAGATGCATTACAAAACCTGGAAAAATGGATATCGAATAAAGGAGATACCCATTGTATTTACAGATCGAATTGATGGTGTTTCAAAGATGAATAAAAAAATTGTTCAGGAAGCTGTTTTTCTAGTATGGAAATTAAGGTTTCCAAAACTATTTAAACAAAGATAA
- a CDS encoding LysE family transporter has protein sequence MAVASPGPDFVIVLRQSLRLGKKASVYTSLGIGTGILIHIFYCVIGVGLLIKQHETLFLVFKIIASAYFLYLGLTSLISKSREMVIESAKNGNRDISFWKNYNLGLITNGINPKATIFFLSLYTVVISQNTPISHQIFYGVYMSIATAIWFSFLSLAFGSEKLRKRLVHWSKIIDKITAIVFVFLAIMIFL, from the coding sequence ATGGCAGTAGCGAGTCCCGGTCCAGATTTTGTAATTGTTTTAAGACAAAGTCTCAGATTAGGTAAAAAAGCTTCTGTCTATACAAGTTTGGGTATTGGTACTGGGATTTTGATTCATATCTTCTATTGTGTTATAGGTGTTGGTCTTTTAATAAAACAACACGAAACACTTTTTTTAGTTTTCAAAATAATAGCTTCTGCTTATTTTCTTTACCTTGGCTTAACTTCTCTTATTTCAAAGAGCAGGGAAATGGTAATTGAATCTGCTAAAAATGGTAATAGAGATATTAGCTTCTGGAAAAATTATAATTTAGGGCTTATAACAAATGGGATCAATCCAAAAGCAACCATATTTTTTCTTTCGTTATACACTGTAGTTATATCTCAAAATACCCCAATATCTCATCAAATTTTCTATGGTGTTTATATGTCTATTGCAACTGCAATATGGTTTAGTTTTTTATCTTTAGCCTTTGGAAGTGAAAAACTTAGAAAGCGTTTAGTACATTGGTCAAAAATAATAGATAAAATTACGGCTATAGTCTTTGTATTTCTTGCCATTATGATTTTCTTATAG